ATATCAAGTTAACCGATATGCAGGCGCATGCTATTGAAATGTCGCTTAAAAATTGGCTGATGGAATTGCCCTTTGGCGGCGCAAAAGGCGGAGTGGCAATTGATCCCGGTAGATGCAGTAAATCAGAACTCAAAGCTATAACTGAAAAACTGGTGGATGAATTAGACGAACGCAATATGATCGGGCCGTATCTGGATGTTCCCGCGCCGGATGTCGGAACAAATCCTGAAATTATGAATTGGATTCGCCAGCGCTTTGCCCAAAGACGCCGGACGCGCGAAACAGCCCAATTCGCCGGCGTTGTAACCGGAAAACCGGTAGGCTACGGCCGCGACGGCATCCCAGGCAGAGAACAGGCAACCGGCTATGGATTGATTGAGGTTCTGGAAATAGTCCTTAGATTGAAAAGAATTTCGCCGGATAATATGAAACGAGTAGCTATAATGGGCTTTGGAAATGTCGGAGCGAACGCGGCGCGTTTTCTGGCTCAAAAAGGCTATGAGATAATCGCTCTGGGGGATGTCGATGGCGCGGTGTACAGGCGCGACGGCTTTGACCCAGATGAATTATCGCGTGTAAAGACGCCCCATGAATTAAAAGCCGCGAAAATCACTAATCATGAACTTCTGGAACTTTTTGATATAGATATTTTGCTGCCGGCGGCTTTGGAAAACGTGATTACCGAAGAAAACGCTTTACACGTTAAAGCAAAAATTATTCTTGAAGGCGCCAACGGCCCGACAACGCCGGAAGCGGATGAAATTCTGGAAAGCCGAGAAATTTTGGTCATCCCCGACATACTGGCTAACGCCGGCGGCGTTACGGTTTCATTTTTTGAATGGGCGCGAAATACCGGATACGCCAAAGATCCGCGCGTGCCGTTCAACACCGAATATGATAAGAGCATTCTAACGGCGATGTCAGACATACTGAAAAAAGCGGCGGTGGAAGTTTTTGAATACAGCTCTAAACACCAGCTTTCATTACGTCAAGCGGCCTATACTGTTGCCATAAAACACGTGGCTTCCTTGCTTCGCGATAAATATCTCGTCTGATCAAACAGGCGGCTCAAAGAGCCGCCTGTTTTTTATTTTCGTGTCCGCCCGGAAGGAATCTCCCGCAACTCTAGCCGTCTTCCAATGCAGAAAAAAGAGGCGGTCTCTGTAGAAACCGCCTCCCTATGTTGTGTGGAGCACAATCATCACCGCACCCGAACGGTGCCGCCCTTGAAGATGACGCCCGCGCAGACGTACACCTCCGCGGGCTTGCCCGCTGGATTGGTTGCCTTCGCGGTAAACCGCGCTGCGTCCTTCTTGTCGCATCCCCGAAAGCCGACCGCAAACCAGGCATGGTCCACAATCTGGATATTGCTGTATCCCTGTGCTTGGAGTGTACGGACAGCGACGTCCTGGCTCGCGAAGACACCCCTGCCGACTCCAATGAAGAGAGCGACAAGGATGAGAATAACGTAGAGCACGATCGGCCCATCGTTACTGCTGTGCCCGCTCATTGTTTCTCCCTCCTCAAAGAGCTGTTCTCTGCCACAGGGTTGCGGCAGAGATTATTGGTTTTTAGGGTTTCCAATAATAACCGAAATATAGCAG
The genomic region above belongs to Candidatus Niyogibacteria bacterium and contains:
- a CDS encoding Glu/Leu/Phe/Val dehydrogenase; the protein is MRNLENILGRVRKSAELLELGDKLIEILTSFKCIWSCDLPVKIRGKQQLIPAVRVWHRSPHNDKPTKGGIRFHPNIKLTDMQAHAIEMSLKNWLMELPFGGAKGGVAIDPGRCSKSELKAITEKLVDELDERNMIGPYLDVPAPDVGTNPEIMNWIRQRFAQRRRTRETAQFAGVVTGKPVGYGRDGIPGREQATGYGLIEVLEIVLRLKRISPDNMKRVAIMGFGNVGANAARFLAQKGYEIIALGDVDGAVYRRDGFDPDELSRVKTPHELKAAKITNHELLELFDIDILLPAALENVITEENALHVKAKIILEGANGPTTPEADEILESREILVIPDILANAGGVTVSFFEWARNTGYAKDPRVPFNTEYDKSILTAMSDILKKAAVEVFEYSSKHQLSLRQAAYTVAIKHVASLLRDKYLV